The genomic DNA TAAACTTCACtataatatgaatgttaaatgtgttgacagtgttggaggccagaatgaacgccagtgaaaacgaggtggaggagctcaagagacaGATTGCAGGTAAACtgtttctatcattattaaagagtaacttcagtttctatgaatactattcaccaaaagagacacaatacaaacaatttgttcatcagctgtttataagtggagctatttttttcctctatgtgaatcttctcacatccacacagaccaaccaaagTTGGCGTTCTCTCTTGGTCTCACTGATGATGGACAAGTTGGACCCttcaatactgacatcacactgaagttcagtaaagtcttcaccaactttggtcaggtctacagtccaactacaggtactcatctATTTTGtctccactatggctccagctgcacactttctgaggaggagacatttctctttgaattggcccttttaagatttcacccatttgaccttttacagtccatcataacacttttaatggagtttctctgtgtcctctcagagggtTTGAGCCAGGCCGTTGGTTCTTTGCCAGCATTgagtcatgtgtgtgattttgtgttatgtaattacatttcatgtggtgactgatcaggttctcatgatgaagtgagtttGTCGTTTATGACATTTACAGAGttgcagagaaaacacaagagaatgatTTGTTCTGCAAAGGCTTTGAGaggcttttgctctgttttaaggtgctcacttatatctctctgttatatcactttctataaaccttatgggatgcaaactgactcactgaatgtgtaactgagagctctcaactttcacagactatacagtctctgagtaatgtgatgttaacaaagcaagaacactgaacaactattccttcagattagacaaacccacttacagcagcctgaccaaagtattgagaagcaacagcgtactgaactcagagaagaggaagttcaacagcaggaaaaagcttcactcattttctcctctgttgcaggtgtcttcacagccccagtcagaggagcctaCTACTTCTCATTCACTACAGTGGATATGCGGAAGAACGTATGGAGTGCTGTATTtctctatcacaatgacaagagaTTGTTGTGGAATGATAATTACAATTATGAAACTGGCTATAACAGACtttctaattcactggttcttcagctggaaaagggggatgtggtctacCTGGTTTTACGTGCTGGCTCTAGTGTATATGATGATACTAATGATTATACTTCCTTTAATGGacttctgctttttccactgtgagactcaaacatgagaattgatttacccccaaatgtttggcatagtgtataaacaagtcatacagtattcatgtgtatatgaaaggatgcacgttgttgctgtgttgactttgctctgcaacaaactacatatgaaataaaagaatgaatatgaggttaaagtgcttgtctctgactttaatttggggatatttaaacctgagtctgggaaaaccaacacatacaGAAAAAGATGAGACACTGAAATCCCATTTATCAACTCATTAGttcaaatgatgatctgatgatgattcagcattaaatgaacatcatactgcattgaagaaggctttaaactagcgattgagaccataaacaaattttgaaaacgtttactgaggttagaaatcaagtgagaagttggtgaatgctccattgacttgtatagagacggtcgcccgctggtggccttttgatagaatgcagctctaagttacttctccattgacttgtatagagacggtcgccccctggtggccttttgatagaatgcagctctaagttacttctccattggcttcatttcagtggacaggaactccccgcctttttaaaacacataaaaatacacatcagatTGACCATGACCCAGACTCTTTACAACCTGAGTCtgggaaacaaacacatgaaaaaataaaagactgactTTGCTCTTATCATCTCTTTACACGACAAACGTTCACTACCAATGATTTTGAAAAAACATCATTCTAACTTGTTTGCTTTAAGTTTAGTGTTTGGTGCTATTTTTGCATTCcttatcaaagacagctgttcaattctcatacagcagttcagtgacctgttttacgTGGATATAAGACGGGAACTGACtgactggtgtcagactgcatcttgctgtcgaaagaggtgatatttcacaatgaggcgtgctgcagcttttctggcgttgctgctctgtctgtactggacgggggctcagggtgagagtggagggctgacagggaatgacatcactcagacggagattcagtctgagatcctgggtgtcaaatcaaccagtgatcagaccaacatcagccctgacatctgggctgagctgaaggagctgagagacatggccatcgaacacagtgtggagctgaggaacaccaagagcaagatggagaagctggagcaggagaatacaggttcattcacacagtgatcaacacattcatgcaattttcacataaacattacttttaggagtaatttactgcttttattccagccatgcAGACCAGACTGACCGCCAGTGAAAGCAAGAATGcaggtagatatttatattttattgaataatatataattcatttatgtttgattttatttcctgttatactcaagaaataaatataaccatTCATTTAAGATGTTTATTGAGATGAATATCTaagattcaaaataaagcttttagtcATGAGCTTTAAATGTGTCGACAGTGTTGGAGTCCAAaatgaacgccagtgaaaatgtggtcaaggagctccagagagagaacacaggtaaactacaacaATCAATTCAATGAAAAAACgtatattttttactgtattctagCATTGATGCTGatcataaacatacttcacaatgatatgaatgttaaatgtgttgacagtgttggagaccaaAATGACTggcagtgaaaacgaggtggaggagctcaagaacGAGGTGATGAAGTTGAAGATagagaatgcaggtaaactgattatatcattattaaaaacagcagtaagctgcacaaatacacagctactagtttattagctacacatacaaatatttcaagttccagttatgtagattatctcctttaaaataaacatgttgaatgtgttcataGTTTTGAAGGCCAGAATGAAAACCAGTGaagatgtgatggaggagctcaagatgCAGAACACAGGTAAATTacaataatttattatttattttttccttatgaatgtactttattctcaacttaacattcctgaaaatattaagtgaatgttaatcatatttaagcataaataatttaatatttaaacttattaattaaagtctacttcattttttccacagacaggaacatacctgttatgaaattattaagtaaatcttcaaataatTTAGAGAgtatattttattatacttcaatgaaaatatttattttgtccacagtaaacatgaattaatcactccattaaatgaattagctcagttaactggcaaaacagacatacagggattagccaatcacaaaaaagtaggtcagtttctgcccagcaacaggttgctaagggcagctaaggccctacggttgctaagggcagctaaggccctacggttgctaagggcagctaaggccctgcggttgctaaggtcagctaaggctctacggttgctaagggcagctaaggccctacggttgctacggcgatgtgagaatctgcttggaaagaattctcaaaattctgacgaatttggcttctgacaaggtcccgaacaattgcaaactgtgagaaaaccgtaactcctgtccaaaaaccaaaaaacaccgtgagagacacagaagccggcagattctgacagagtttattttattcagatattccttaaaatgagcgagtaagctcagtgcgaacacagagtgagattattttgaaaaaaagacgattacattagggttagtggggagcgagacagggattgccgccagtctcggcccccccgtttaaattttgtgcagaccccgcctgtcaaagtcacattttatgaatcccaacacccatgtctacattttgaccaaaaattatttgtctcctttttacggtttggccgtgagctcgagttaaaaataaatattaaggttattttttactgcttctcacactcaagctaactgccgcttccactctaactttgaagaaaaagtgatttccactcctcgtttgactgctcatagtttgaaaagtttacatgttatgtaaaaatagtttggtgtttttccagagaggacaagttttcctccgttttaaagtttgaatcacgtttctacgtgcacgtatgagagagcgagctgactctgaaaaaaggtgaaaaaagttgaaattttgggtgtttttcaaaaaaattcccattaattTTCAAAGGAGAAATCTCacgtttttttgggaataacttttggaaaaattggaatttcaacaccaaaagtcatagaacccctcccccgatcgagccgcacgttttgatgtatatattgtcgggttttctcaaagctgcgggaggagttacgcgccgaaaaacggcggaagaagcagaataataagtatggagaagagtAATAgatgcctcggagctagaacccgcggcactaataaaatgtaaaaactgctgcctgctgaacaattattaatctgattattaattttgccttctattgcagatcttcaatccagagtaacagcgagtgaagataagagcaaaggtcagtctccatagtgatcatgttaacaacttgaaacctgctgaccataaacttcactataataaatgtaaaattgtgtgttgacagtgttggaggccagaatgaacgtcagtgaaaacgaggtggaggagctcaggAACGAGGTGGTGAAGCTGAAGATagagaatgcaggtaaactgattatatcattattaagaacaGTAACCTGTAAAgtacacagctgctagtttattagctacacagttatgtagattatctcctttaaccttcctgtcgtcctcctgggtcaaattgaccccgtctgttttgactgttccttcattccttccttcctttttaccgtctgtccttccttccttccatctgtccttccttccttccttccatctgtccttccttccctctttccttccttccatctgtccttccttccatctgtccttcctccctccctccttccttgtttcatccctccctcctaccttccttcttcctcccttccatccttcccccctccctcctttccttccttcttcccccctcccttccttccttgactcgaggacaacaggtgggTTAAAATAAACATGCTGAATGTGTTCACAGATATGATGAccagaatgaacgccagtgaaaccgaggtggaggagctcaagagacaGAATGAAGGTAAACtgtttctatcattattaaagagtaacttcagtttctatgaatactattcaccaaaagagacacaatacaaacaatgtgttcatcagctgtttataagtggagctatttttttcctctatgtgaatcttctcacatccacacagaccaaccaaaggtggccttctcacttggtctcactGATGATGGACAAGTTGGACCCTTCAATACTGACACcacacttaagttcagtaaagtcatcaccaactttggtcaggtctacagtccaactacaggtactcatctATTTTTCctccactatggctccagctgcacactttctgaggaggagacatttctctttgaattggccCTTTTAAGATTTCACCCATTTGACATTGTACAGTccatcataacacttttaatggagtttctctgtgtcctctcagagggtTTGAGCCAGGCCATTGGTTCTTTGCCAGCATTgagtcatgtgtgtgattttgtgttatgtaattacatttcatgtggtgactgatcaggttctcatgatgaagtgagtttGTCGTTTATGACatttacagagttacagagaaaacacaagagaatgatTTGTTCTGCAAAGGCTTTGAGaggcttttgctctgttttaaggtgctcacttatatctctctgttatatcactttctataaaccttatgggatgcaaactgactcactgaatgtgtaactgagagctctcaacttttacagactatacagtctctgagtaatgtgatgttaacaaagcactgaacaactattccttcagattagacaaacccacttacagcagcctgaccaaagtattgagaagcaacagcgtactgaactcagagaagaggaagttcaacagcaggaaaaagcttcactcattttctcctctgttgcaggtgtcttcacagccccagtcagaggagcctaCTACTTCTCATTCAATCTACTGGATGGCCGGAGTAACGTATACAGGCGTGTTTATGtctatcacaatgacaaaataGTGTTGATCAGTTATAATAACAGTGCAAATAGCCTGGAAAGTGtttctaattcactggttcttcagctggaaaagggggatgtggtctacCTGGTTTTACCTGCTGGCGATACTGTATACGATAGTAGTAGTGATTTGACTAACTTTAacggatttctgctttttccactgtgagactcaaacatgagaattgatttacccccaaatgtttggcatagtgtataaacaagtcatacagtattcatgtgtatatgaaaggatgcacattgttgctgtgttgactttgctctgcaacaaactacatatgaaataaaagaatgaatatgaggttaaagtgcttgtctctgactttaatttggggatatttaaacctgagtctgggaaaaccaacacacacacacaaaaagatcagacactgaaatcccttttatcaactcattagttcaaatgatgatctgatgatgatTCAGCATTAAAtgatcatactgcattgaagaaggctttaaactagtgattgagacaataaacacattttgaaaacgtttactgaggttagaaatcaagtgagaagttggtgaattctccattgacttgtatagagacggtcgccccctggtggccttttgatagaatgcagctctaagttacttctccattggcttcttttcagtggacaggaactccccgcctgtttaaaacacataaaaacacacatcagattGACCATGACCCAGACTATGTACAACCTGAGTCtgggaaacaaacacatgaaaaaataaaagactaaCTTTGCTCTTATCATCTCTTTACACGACAAACATTCACTACCAATGGTTTTGAAAGAACATCATTCAAACCTGTTTGCTTTAAGTTTAGTGTTGAAGGATCGGTGGTGTTATTTTTGCATTCcttatcaaagacagctgtttaattctcatacagcagttcagtgacctgttctacgtggatataaagacgggaactgagcgagtggtgtcagactgcatcctcctgtctaaagaggtgatatttcacaatgaggcgtactgcagcttttctggcgttgctgctctgtctgtactggacgggggctcagggtgagagtggagggctgacagggaatgacatcactcagacggagattcagtctgagatcctgggtgtcaaatcaaccagtgatcagaccaacatcacccctgacatctgggctgagctgaaggagctgagagacatggccatcgaacacagtgtggagctgaggaacaccaagagcaagatggagaaactggagcaggagaatacaggttcattcacacagtgatcaacacattcatgcaatgttcacatagacattacttttaggtgtaatttactgcttttattccagccatacagaccagactgacagccagtgaaagcaagaatgcaggtagatatttatattttattgaataatatataattaatttatgtttgtgattttatttcctgttaaactcaagaaataaatataaccatTCCTTTAAGATGTTTACTGAGATGAATATCTaagattcaaaataaagcttttagtcATGAGCTTTAAATGTGTCGACAGTGTTGGAGTCCAAaatgaacgccagtgaaaatgtggtcaaggagctccagagagagaacacaggtaaactacaacaATCAATTCAATGTAAAAacttatatattttactgtattctaGCATTGATGCTGatcataaacatacttcactataatattaatgttaaatgtgttcacagtgttggagaccagaatgaccaccagtgaaaacgaggtggaggagctcaagaacGAGGTGATGAAGCTGAAGATagagaatgcaggtaaactgattatatcattattaaaaacagcagtaagcGGCAAAAATACACAGCTActagtttattagctacacatacaaatatttcaagttccagttatgtagattatctcctttaaaataaacatgttgaatgtgttcacagtTTTGAAGGCCAGAATGAAAACCAGTGAAGATGTGATGGAGAAGCTCAAgatggagaacacaggtaaactacaataatcaactagaaaattccagggacaTTTTGAGTgtcacggggctactgccgggacgggtacacgatttattttttccttatgaatgtactttattctcaacttaacattcctgaaaatattaagtaatgattatgatcatatttaagcataaataatttaatatttaaacttattaattaaagtctacttcattttttccacagacaggaacatcactgttatgaaattattaagtaaatcttcaaatcatttagagagtagattttattatactttatattttaaattacttggttgtatgaaattatattatgtacattttgttcatcttctattgataaatgttgaatctttttatacatcacaaatcatataactacaatacaaaacaataaaactatttattttgtccacagtaaacatgaattaatccattcaaatgaattagctcagttaactggcaaaacagacaggcagggattagccaatcacaaacaagtagctcagtttctgcccagcgacaggttgctaaggccctatggttgctaagggcctgcggttgctacggcgatttgagaatctgcttggaaaaaattctgacaattctgaagaatttggcttctgacaaggtcccgaacaattgcaaactgttagaaaaccgtaactcctgtccaaaaaccgaaaacaccgtgagagacacagaagccggcagattctgacagtgtttattttattcacatattctttaaaatgagcgcgtaagctcagtgtgaacacagagtgagattattttgaaaaaagcacacaattacattagagtcagtggggagcgagacaggtattgccaccagtctcggccccccccgtttaaatttaatgcagaccccgcctgtcagagtcacattttatgaatcccaacacctatgtctacattttgaccaaaaattattgtctcctttttacggtttggccgtgagctcgagttaaaaataaaaattaaagttattttttactgcttctcacactcaagctaactgccgcttccactctaactttgaagaaaaagtgatttccactcctggtttgactgctcatagtttgaaaagtttacatgttatgtaaaaatagtttggtatctttccagagagcacaagttttcctccgttttaaattttgaatcacgtttctacgtgcacgtatgagagagctaggtgactctgaaaaaaggtgaaaaaagttgaaattttgggtgtttttcaaaaaagtcccattcattttcaatggagaaatctcacggttttttgggaataactttgggaataattggaatttcaacaccaaaagtcatagcacccctcccccgatcgagccgcacgttttgatgtatatattgtcgggttttctcaaagctgcgggaggagttacgcgccaaaaaacggcggaagaagcagaataataagtatggagaagattaatagttgcctcggagctagaacccgtggcactaataaaatgtaaaaactgctgcctgctgaacaattattaatctgattattaattgtgTCTTCTATTGTagatcttcaatccagagtaacagcgagtgaagataagagcaaaggtcagtctccatagtgatcatgttaacaacttgaaacctgctgaccataaactttactataatatgaatgttaaatgtgttgacagtgttggaggccagaatgaacgccagtgaCAACgagatggaggagctcaagagacaGATTGCAGGTAAactgtttttatcattattaaagagtaacttcagtttctatgaatactattcaccaaaagagacacaatacaaacaatgtgttcatcagctgtttataagtggagctatttttttcctctatgtgaatcttctcacatccacacagaccaaccaaaggtggcgttctcTCTTGGTCTCACTG from Scomber japonicus isolate fScoJap1 chromosome 9, fScoJap1.pri, whole genome shotgun sequence includes the following:
- the LOC128364266 gene encoding uncharacterized protein LOC128364266 codes for the protein MRRAAAFLALLLCLYWTGAQGESGGLTGNDITQTEIQSEILGVKSTSDQTNISPDIWAELKELRDMAIEHSVELRNTKSKMEKLEQENTAMQTRLTASESKNAVLESKMNASENVVKELQRENTVLESKMNASENVVKELQRENTVLKARMKTSEDVMEKLKMENTDLQSRVTASEDKSKVLEARMNASDNEMEELKRQIADQPKVAFSLGLTDSGLIGPFDTDITLKFSKVITNFGQVYSPITGVFTAPVRGAYYFSFTTMDNRSNAWSTVYLYHNDKMVLWNSDYIYGSGHNRLSNSLVLQLEKGDVVYLVLRAGQSVFDNTEDHTTFNGFLLFPL